ATCCACCTGTATTCACCAGGCAAACGTGAATTGAACTCTTTCTTACAATGTCTTTAAGAGCGTCTAACATTTCTTTACCTCTTAGTTTCCTCTTTAGGATTTCTAAAAGAATTGAAAGCACTTTATTATACCAGCACTTTAATAAGTTTTAATAACTTTTTATTCCATTAAGATTTCCAGTAATTCTTTTTTACCATCTTCTAAGGCATCTTCATATTCTTTTCCATCTAATATTTCCTTAGTTATTTTAGTCTTTATAGTTTCGGCTTGCTGGTCGGAAATTATTTCCATTACATCACAAAGCCAGCAAAGCCTTAAATCAGCATGCAGCCTCTCTTTTATACATCGAGGGAGAGCCGATTCAAAACGAGGGTGTAAAGCCTCTAAACTGGACATATCCAGTTTTTTTATTAATATTTTTTCAAAATCATCTGGTTCTATTTCCAGTTCATCTGCTAGAGGGATGACAATATCATTTCTCCAGCGGTAACTTTGAATAATTCTGGTTTTCATTAATTCCAGAAGTGATTCCTCATGATCCATATTATCACCGGGCTCTGCCCACTTAATTGTTCATTCTATTATAATCTCTTAAATTTAAAGCAACATATTGGTTGCCAGCCACAGTACTGCAGAAACTACAATTCCAATGACCGTTTCATATCGCCCATATCCCGGGCGCATACCTAAAACCATAGCCGCCATGAAAACACCAATGGTTATGGATACATAAAATGGTATAATCATTAGAAGCTGGTTGTTGATTAATAAAATCCAGCCCACAATGGCAATTATTAAAGCTATAGCGTCGATTTTTTCAGTTACAAAAGGTGCGCCATATTTTTTATAACTTAATAGGAGCCCTACTACAGAACCCAATACAAATGATACTAAATATATGAGGTAAAATATATCAGTCACTTTATCACCGTTAAGCTGGTTTGTAAAGAACAATAAATGCTACAATAAACAAGATTAAAGCAATTATAAATGCCCATTTTTCCAGTATTTCTGAAAAATGTACTGCTTTATCTCTTTGCTGGAGCATTATTATTACAGTAAATATTATCCCGACTATAGTAACAGGAATAACCACCATCCATTGTAGGAAAGCAGCCAGCCCACTGGCAAGCACTACACCTAAAGCGACAAGTGCAGTCAGGAATATGATGTCTTTTTCTTCTGCCATTTCTGATTCTCCTTCAGATAAGCTTGATTGTAAATAATGTTTTTCCTTTTTTAATTTCAAAATACCATCATCAGTAAAATGGATCCAAATATTCCAATGAATGCAAATATAACTTGGACCATGATGGAATGGTTAGGATTGAGCAGGGGTGTTGTGGCATTGATAAAAGCCGTTATAACACTGAGAACTAACATTCCTATTAAATAACCTAGAATACTCATGGGACCTATAAACACAGTTAAGAAAACCCACAACAGCATGTACCATGCAATTGATTCAGAAATCATGAGGTATCCCCTAAGCACACCAAAGTGTTCAGTTTCATAGCCTGAAATAATATCTTTACCCTTGGTAATGGCAAATGGTGAGTACGGTGCCTTGGATAAAATGAGCACAAAGAACATCACAGCAGCAAGAGGAATGGTGTAAATCAGAGGGCCGTTGACACTCTGGTACTGTATAATATCATGGATAACCATGGTATTAGTTTGTAGATATATGATTATCAAAACAGCAAAAAGTGGAACTTCTGCTGCTGCTGAAAATACTGCTCTTACACAGCTCAATTTACCATAAGGAGATCCAGAAGATGAACCTGCATTGTGTTCCACGATTTTATGCAGGGCATAAATACCAAAGAATAATAACAGTGACCCCTGGGCTACTGGCCCTACAATCACTGCGCTGACCCATATAGCACACAGCATACTGGCTATGGCCACATAAAATGGCATGGCTGCAGTTCGGGGGAATGATGATTCTTTAACATAAAATTTAAATGTGTGGAGTAAGTGCTGGATTATTGGTGGTCCCGGACGCATTTGTATCCGGGCCATAATCTTCCTTTGAAGTCCGAATAGAAGGCTTCCCACAAGGAAGGCAACGAGAACATTTAAAAGGATATTTGCCATTAAATTCATTTCATCACCAGTAATTTTTAAAAAGACGAGCCGGAAAATTTTATTAATACCCAATAAATGGCTCATTAGTTCTCTCGTCTTCCTCCTCTTTTTTACTCCGGGCCATTATTATTAGACCCAAAGACAGTATAAATACAGGTATAAGTACTATAGATATGCCATATACTATCCAATCAGCTGGATTAAAGATTAGGGCGTATAAAATTCCTAATATTGAAATTATAAACATTGAATAGCTGGCAACAGTTATTTGATTCATTTCATTTCACCTGAAGTACCCTAAACTAATTTTTTCATGATATTTTTTAAAATGGTTTATTTATAATCAAAAGTATTTCTATTGCTCTTACTATGACTAGTAAAGAGCTTAAATGAATTATAAGTATAAAAGGGGATCCGGGAGTACGGAACATTTCTGCTTTGGTGGCGTAGAATGGTGCCACACCGGTTTCTCCAGCTATTCCCATTATAAGCAGTAATGATGCGAAAAACATCATAGGGGTTGTTGAAGTTAGAGTAGATAATTGCAATATGCTTAAAGTCCCAGTAGCCCCCAGTATTAAAGCAGCGCCCCCGAATAATGGTAGGGAAGCGATCATAGCTATTAATCCATACTGGAAAGCTGCATCAAGTACATCGATTTGTTTTACAGCAGATACGATACCTATATTAACTATCCCAATTAGTGCTACAAATAGGGTGAAATTAAAAAGATCCCCTGTAATCATAGCCCCTGCAGTAGCCAAACCACATATTATAGCTAAAAATCTTCTTATTTTGAATTCTTCCAAATCAACTGTTACTTCGTTGTCCTTAAGAGAACCGAACTCTGCTTCAATCTGAGTTTCAGTTCTGCTGATAGCAATTAAGGTGGTAAATATTAGGGCACCGGCAAACATGAACAAGTTGAAAGGAGTAAGGTAGAGTACAATGTCTCCTAATGGTATTTGACCCAGTAGTTGCCCGCCTAATGTTGCTATGTCCATTTTTTACTCCTCATTAATTTTTTATTTAATTTTATAATTATGATAATTTAGTGTTATCCATAAACTACTCTCTTTTTATCTCTTCTCGGGCCATTATTCCAATCAGCCCCATCTTAGATGCTACTTTTATTAGAATTCCGCATCCTGACATGAAAAGACCTAATAACCATAGTTGAGGTGCTACAAAGAATATTAAAAATCCAGCCAGCCAGATACACCAGGCCACACCAGAAATTCCTGCTATGCCCTCCCAAACCTTGATAGGGAGTCCTCGAGATTTTCGAGCAATCACATAAAATAATATCCCTCCACCGGCTACTGCTCCTCCAGTAAATCCCGTCAAGAAACATCCGTATGCTATTAATATTAAAGCCAGAAAATTAGGTGCAGTGGAGAATATCTCCATGTCCATGGCAATGGGTAAAGGCATAAACTGTGAACTTTTACCAGTTTTCCGCATTTCTCTGCTCATGAGTATTTCAGAAATCGCCATGATTTCAGCCAGTTCTACTACTAAACCCGGCAAGATTAATGCCTCAGCAAGGTCGGTGCCTACTGCTGCTACTATTATGAGCATGGCTATTCCCACGATATCCGTGAGTATGAGAGCACTTAAATCATTTTTCTGGAAAGATATTCCCAGTAATGCTATGAATCCTGTTATAAGACCAACATATACTGCTGGAAGGAATAGTGATACTGTAAATTCTGGTACAACTGCAGGTACTATCATTCTTCTTCCCTCCTCATGGTAAAGTTCAGTGCCACCCAGGAGGCGACTACAAAGGCCATCATCAGTATAGTTGACTCCAATATTGTGTCAAAACCCCGGGTAGAGTATAATATTTCATCAATTAATCCACCAGGAGATGAATAAATAGAGGTACCATAATAATAAGTGGTATTTTTAACACCAATTGCTATTGGAGATAAATAACTGGTAATCATACCCAGTTCCTTGGAATTTTGAGGGTACTGTGCTTTTACTATACCTGGCTCTTTAAGAGGTATGCCTCCCCGATCGTAAGGAGCTAATGGATTTTTCTCATGGATTTGTTGTTGTGGTAGTGGTCTCGGATAAAGTTGATGATCATTAAGAGCCATGGGAACTAAAAAGCCAATTATGAGTAATAATCCCAAAGCAATGGAAAATAATCGTGGAATGCGTTTAGGATTGGCCAGTTCGTTCCATAATCTACCAATGCTCTTCATAATTCAGCCCCCATATCTTCCAATCGGATTACTGCTCTTAGAAGTATCAAAGTTATGATAGTAGTGGCTGCAATATAAGTTAAAAGAGCTAAGGTGTGATTATAAGTTAAAAATATGAGAGAAACACCTATGGCTGGAATTTCAGTATTTAATATTCGTACAATAGGGTCTTTAACACCAGGACCTGCAACTGTAGCAATACTACCGAAAATTACCAGGATACAACCTGTATAAAACCATATCTGAGGATCAAACAATTTCTTCACCCTCCGGGTTTTCCTTTTTTTCTCTTATCTCATTCAACTTTATGATTGCCATTAATAATATAACAGTAGCAATAGGATCAAATACTGCTGCGGCAAGAGCCACGTCCAGATATTGAGCTGAAATTACAGTACCAATAAATCCTCCCTGTAATAATGCAAACATTATAACCTTATCCAGGGGTTTTTGAAGCAGTATAATTCCTATAGCTCCAATAAGCATTACTATTGCCGAAACATTAGTTAAATTTATGAAATCCAGGGGATTCATGATCTTTCACCAGGCATATAAATAATTACAAGTGATATTTTTTTATTATTTTTTTATTAATGAAATTAAATTAGAGTTTAAAGCACCTATTCATCCAGTACTATTTCTTCTTTAACTCTATCTAAAGCATATGCAATTGCATTTGAACTTAAGGTTGATGCTACGAAATAAGTAATAGCAATTATGGCTCCAAATGGAGTTTGAATATACAGTGCAATTAATGCTGAAAATCCAAAACTCATTGCATTTAAATAAAGTAACCTTTCAGACCTGTCTTGAGCTACAAGGGCCCTTATAGCCATTAAAAGCACTATTGCACCAATGATTTCAATTAACATTTGTTATCATCCTGTTTAATATAAATCATTTCGTAATTTAAGATAATTTAGTGTATCTACCCATTTTATGAGCCAGTTTACCCAGCAATTTGGATGACGCAGGGTGATATATTCCCTGAATTGTGGTTATGGCGATTACCATTCCCACCACAAACATGACCGGGGTTATTCCCACATACGAACCTGCAGCGATTATAATTGTAGTGGTGAGTGCTCCAGTAGTTCCAGCGTATCCTGGATCTGCACATAAACGGTTACCAATATAAACCAGTAAAGCAGCTATAAATCCACCTTCAGGTATCCCTATAAGGTAACAACCAATAGCAGCCAGTAATGTTCCAGCAGATGCATCAGGCGAACATACTATATTTCCCTGGAAGAATCCTCCAGCTAAGTCTCCTCCTCGCTTTTGAACACCTTTTCCAATGTACCCTGCCCCTTTTACACCAGGAGATTCTGGAAGTCCCATCCATGTATCAATAAGGACAAAGTTTAGCCAGGATATTATGGCAGCTATTGCTACTCCCAGTAGTTCATTCATCTGATTCCCCCATTGCTGGTTTTGGAAATACTCCGTCAAATAAATATTTAACAAATAATGCTGAAAGTATCCCTAAAAATAGAGCTAAATCCAGACCATGATAAAAACCACTAATTCCTAACTTAAAGAATATTGCTAGCAGACCTAGAGAAATAATAGGAGTAGGAAATAATGCACTGACTGTCCATGAATGCCTCATTGGCCGTTCTGGTAACAGAGGAAGTCTTATTAAGAGCCCCACACCAATGGCCGAAGCTACTGTAATGACATAGCTCAATAATGTGTACATATCATTAGCATGAATAATCATGATAAAAGGATAATACTCCACAATATATAAATGTTTTTACTTACCCTTTCTATGAAAGGATATTATTTATTAAAAGATAAGTAATTATAACTCTTAATGAACAAATATGCGGATTTATAAGGACGTAAATTAAAACAATTATTAAAAAGACATCAAATTATAGTAACCACCTTTAGGCCCCGATTTAATAGTAAAAAAGAGATCAAAAATGGTTATAAAATACAGGTTACAATCCACTACTTCATCAGACTATTTCTAAAATAAGTATTAACTAAATCTCCAATTTCACTATTCTATAAGTATAAACATATAGTTTACACCATCATAATTAATTTTTTATAACCCCAGCAAATAATTACAGATCACCCTGGACAAAAATAACTAAAATTAATAAAATCTGCAAAAAATATATTGTCTTATAATATAAATGAATAATAATATTAATATCAATGATTCTAATAATATACTTACATTTCTCGAATTTTAAAGTCATAGATTTACATGAAAATTTTAAGCAGAAACTCATTACTCATAATTATATATAACGAGGCATTGCATGGATTCCGCCAGTCAATCATTATCAATAAAAACAGAGATATTGCTTTTAATAATAACTACAATATCCCTGATTATTCTCAATATTAGCACTTTAAAACAGACTATTGCCGGCACTATAGCCAGCTTAATAATAATTTTCATAACGGGATATGGTGTTACTCTTTTACTGCCTTTACCACGTAAAGAGGAAACCTCCAATTTAATTAAAATATTTTTATCCATAATAATTGGAATAGTCCTGATAGGGCTCTGGGGTTTTCTAACCAGTTATGCTCATATCAATTCATTGAATTCAACTTTCCAATATTTAACCATTATTATAGTGACTCTGGTTTTTGTAATTAAACTCGTTAAAAAATTAAAGGGCGGAAAAAACGAAATAAAAGAGGATAATGGTAAGTGGGAAAAAGAGTCTCGCTTTAAAATAAAGAACAGAAAGGAAGCTAAACTTTTAAAAACTGCTAGAAAAGCAGCTCAATTAGAAAAAGATAAGGTTTCCAGCATTAGTAGAAAACCCATCCCTCTTGCTAAAAAAAAGGACGATCGAGTAATAAAGTTGAATCAATCATCTAAAGATTTACTGGTTATATTACTGGTTACATTATTATCCTCATTTTTAATATTAGGACCATTTTTAAAGGATAGTGTTATCAAAACACCATTTTGCATAGCCTTATTATTCTTCATACCAGGATATGCATTACTGGCCTGCGTATTTAAAAAATTCAAGGAGTATAGTCGTAAAAAGAAGGTTATTGGGAGTATATTAGTTAGTACAGCCCTTTTTTTAGGTATAGGTGCTTTAAGGTATCTGACCCATTTAAAGATATCCTCAAAAACAATTTTAGGCATATTGATAGGATTAAGTCTGCTTTTTATTGTTTTATCTTACCTCCGGCGTATAAAAATTCAAAAAACCCTGAAAAAATCATTCAGAGGCGAAGTTTTAGATTCTGAAAATTCATGGGATGATCTGAATGACTCTAAAAAATCTGGTCAACCGTATTCCATTGTCCCCAGTGTTCATAAGACCGCGTCCCGTGAAGTTGAGGATATAACTCCTCAAAAGAAAAATAAATCACTCATATGGTTATATCTGGTTGTTTTAGTGTTTGGTTTTCTGGGGTTGATCTTAAGCTGGGTGCCCTCTGTTGCAAATACATGGATAAGGGCCGTTTTCATGGTTCCTTTAATCTTTATTTTACCAGGTTACGTATTAAAAGAACTAATTTTATCTTCTAAATTCACTTCTAAAAAATCCACTATTTTAATCAGCATCTTTCTAAGCATACTGATTTCCATTATGATTGGATCTCTTTTCGGAGTGATTTACCCATCTCAGCAAGGATATCACAATATCTGCACCACCATACTATCCGTCATCACAATTATAGGGATTCTAGGGGTCTTATGGATCAATCGAAGAAAATATAAAAGTTATCCACCATCTTTATCCCCGAAGGACTATCCTGATAGAACCCACGAATTAACAGATGAATTGAAACAGTACTCTAAAGAAAAAAAGAGCTTTAAATTAAAAAAGGATCCAGAAAAAGTTGAATCCAATGACACAACAAGGGAAGTTAAAAAATTAAAAAGAAAAGATGAATTCTCAAAAACACAGCACCTGGAAGAGGATTTGAAAAAATCATTTTCACAGGTTTACCCTGAGAAAAAGTCATTTACTCCTGAATCTAGTTCAAGGCTATCTTTTTTGAAAAATGATATATTTTTAGTAATTTTGACTACTTTAATTACTTTGACCACCATCTATGTTCCTTTTTTAAGTGCAACGCCTCTAAGAGAGATTTTTGGGCTTTTATTTGTCCTATTCATACCGGGCTACGTATTAACCGCGGCCTTGTTTCCTAAAAAATCAAGTGTTGATGGTATTGAGCGTTTGGCCTTGAGTTTTGGTTTGAGTTTAGCTATATCTCCCTTAATTGGAGGAATTCTTTATTTTACTAAATCCAGTGTAGAATTTACATCTTTAATTCTTCCCTTAACTGCCCTAACCATTATACTCTGTGTTATTGTTCTTGTAAGGCGCAGAAGATTGGATGAAGATGAGAGATATGCTCCAAATCTTTCACCATACTTCCATTCTATTAAGGCATCTTTCCAGCAGGAATCTCGGCTGGATAAAATACTTTCTATTGTACTGATTATCTGTTTAATTCTGGCTGTGGCCAGTACGGTATATATTATTGTAAAACCCAAAGAAGGGGAAAAGTTCACTGAATTTTATATTTTAGGTCCAGGTGGTAAGGCCAGTGATTATCCAACTAACCTTACTGTGGGTCAAAATGGTTCTGTTATTTTAGGTGTGGTGAACCATGAGTATGCCAATATCAGTTATAGATACCTTGTTAGTTTGAATGGAACCAATATCACCAGCGAAGTAATAAATCTAAAGCCCGGAGAAAAATGGGAAAAAAGCATACAGTTTGCCCCCACTATAGCTGGTGCTGATAAAAAATTAGAATTTATCTTATACAAGCTTCCTGATGAAACAACAGCCTATAGATCATTACACTTGTGGGTCGATGTGAGCGAATAATAAATGATGTTTTATATAATAATAGACATCATCCCCTTTGAATTTAGAGGTATTAAAAACAGTCATGGAATAATTATTTATATATAAATCAACAACTAATTTAACTTATCAATTAACAGCACCAAAGAAAATATTATTCTAATCAATAAGGACGTAAATGAAATGCAGAATAAAAATATAGTGGTTACAGGTGGTTTAGGTTTTATCGGGTCTCATTTAGTAGATGAACTTGTAGAAAACAATCAGGTGACCATAATAGATGATAACTCCACTGGAAAACTAGGTAATTTAACTAATCCTCAACATACAAATTTGGAGATAATTACCGGCAGCATCACTGATTTGGATTTAAATGACATATTTCAAGATGTAGATTACGTTTTTCATCACGCGGCTATGGCCAGCGTCCCCTTAAGTGTGGATCATCCTGAAAAAGCACACCTCATTAATGCCACGGGAACACTGAAAATATTACTGGCTGCCTGTAATTGTGGAGTTAAAAAAGTGCTGAATGCTTCTTCTTCTGCAGTTTATGGCAATAATATGAACATGCCACTAAAAGAAAACGAGCCATTAAGTCCTCTATCACCCTATGCTGCATCTAAATCTTCTGCAGAACATTATGCCCAGGCATTTTATGAAACTTATGGATTAGAAACTGTTTCTTTTAGGTATTTCAATGTATTCGGACCTAAACAGGATCCTAATTCACAGTACGCTGCAGTTATACCTAAATTCATTGATTCCATGGTTAACGAAAAGTCTCCTGTAATATATGGGGATGGGGAACAGACCAGGGATTTCATATTCGTTAAAGAGATTGTGCAGGGAAATATAGTGGCTGCTGAATCTTCATTTTCAGGTGCTCTTAACCTGGCTGGGGGAAATGCTTTGTCTATTAATAATCTGTTTGAAATGATTAGAGAGATTATGGGCTCAGATATTAAGCCTACTTATTTAGCAGAGAGAAAAGGAGATATAAAGCATTCTTTAGCTGATACTTCTAATCTGGTTGAAATTGGTTTTAAAGTAGATGACAATTTTAAGGGCCAGTTGAGAGAAACTGTAGACTGGTTTTTACTTAAAAACAAGAAAAAATAACAACGTTTCCCCAGAAAAAAATAAGGGTAATCTATTCGGGAAATTAGAATATAATTATTTTTTTAATTACCATATAGAAAATCTATAAAAGATTTGATTTCTAAAACTTTAGTATTGAATCAATCCAGAATTACTTTTTTAAAAGGTGGATAATGACAACTGTTCGAAGAATTGTCAAAAACAGTGGCTGGTTAATGGCTTCTCAGTTTATAAATAATATACTGGCATTTATCTGGACCATACTCCTTGCAAAGTATTTAGGAGTGGCTGATTTTGGACTCTTATCTGAGGCACTGGCAGCTACTGGAATTTTAAGTGTGTTTGTGGACGTTGGAATGACCACTTATGCCACCAGGGAAATAGCTAAAGACACTACAATTGCCTCCAGACTGCTTGGAAATATTTTTGTCATTAAAATAATCACATCCCTAATCATTATTATATTGCTCGCAGTTTATTTAAATCTCTTAAATTATCCAACTGCAACAGAACAGATTTATATATTGATTGGGGCTTACATGATCTTCAATTCATTTAACTACAATTTCTATGGTTTTTTCCAGGGGCTGGAGAAAATGGAATACCAATCCATAACAACCATATTTAACAGTGCCCTGCTCTTTACTGGTTTTTTACTGGTGATATTCTTAAAATTAGATTTATTAGCATTTGGTTTAGTTTACGTTATTAGCAGCCTACTGAGCCTTGTCTGCAACCTTATAATCTCAAAATGGAAATTTGTCATGCCCGAGTTAGAGATTAACTGGACTTACTGGAAGAAAATTGTTAAAATTTCGCTTCCTTTTTTAATTACCGCCATATTCACCACCATATACTTCTGGATCGATACCGTGATGCTGGGTTATATTCAAGGAAACGAGGCCACTGGACTTTATAATGTTGCTTATAAAATAATGCTGGTTCTGGTTTCGATTTATTCAGTTTACATGGTTTCCATATTCCCAGTAATGGCCAAATATTATAAAGAATCATCCGAAGCTTTGAAATTAACCTATGAACGGTCCTTAAAATACGTTATCATGATAATACTGCCTATTACCATTGGCCTCACTTTTTTTGCTCGTGACATCATACTTTTAACTGTAGGTAGTGATTATTTAGCTGCCACTATATCAATGCAGATATTGGTATGGACTCTGGTATTCATGTTCACCAATAACCTCTCTACCAACCTCTTATCCTCTATTGATAAACAGGTCACAGTCACTAAGATTGCTGGAGTAGGGGCCGTGTTTAATATTGGGGCAAATCTGGTTGCCATTCCTATTTTGAGTTTTATTGGGGCTAGTATAACTACGGTACTTACTGAATTTATAATGTTCTTATTGTTGAGTTTCACCACTTCCCAGACTAAATATTCCATTGGCCGCGAATTACTAAAAGACTTCTGGAGAATTCTAATACCAAATATGCTCCTGGTATTGATATTATTATTTTTAAAACTCCCTATGGTACTTTTGATTGTAATATGTGCCATTGTATACATTTTAGGTGTCTTAATCACCAGGGCTCTGGATGAAACTGATATAAGACTTATAAAAAGTATTTTTATTAAAGATAATTTGGAATAATTCTTTATAATGAATAATTATTCTACACCAGCAATAACTCAAGAATTATTTAAAAAAAAAATTTATTAATGAAGTAATTCACTGAATTTTATTAATATTCTGCTTGAACATGCGGCTGATTGAATCCAGTATGATTCCCGTAAATACCATGAATGTCCCGAACATGGTCATCATAATGGAT
The nucleotide sequence above comes from Methanobacterium alcaliphilum. Encoded proteins:
- a CDS encoding EhaF family protein; this translates as MKSIGRLWNELANPKRIPRLFSIALGLLLIIGFLVPMALNDHQLYPRPLPQQQIHEKNPLAPYDRGGIPLKEPGIVKAQYPQNSKELGMITSYLSPIAIGVKNTTYYYGTSIYSSPGGLIDEILYSTRGFDTILESTILMMAFVVASWVALNFTMRREEE
- a CDS encoding DUF788 domain-containing protein codes for the protein MNQITVASYSMFIISILGILYALIFNPADWIVYGISIVLIPVFILSLGLIIMARSKKEEEDERTNEPFIGY
- a CDS encoding energy-converting hydrogenase subunit EhaL family protein → MTDIFYLIYLVSFVLGSVVGLLLSYKKYGAPFVTEKIDAIALIIAIVGWILLINNQLLMIIPFYVSITIGVFMAAMVLGMRPGYGRYETVIGIVVSAVLWLATNMLL
- a CDS encoding EhaE family protein, coding for MFDPQIWFYTGCILVIFGSIATVAGPGVKDPIVRILNTEIPAIGVSLIFLTYNHTLALLTYIAATTIITLILLRAVIRLEDMGAEL
- a CDS encoding respiratory chain complex I subunit 1 family protein: MNLMANILLNVLVAFLVGSLLFGLQRKIMARIQMRPGPPIIQHLLHTFKFYVKESSFPRTAAMPFYVAIASMLCAIWVSAVIVGPVAQGSLLLFFGIYALHKIVEHNAGSSSGSPYGKLSCVRAVFSAAAEVPLFAVLIIIYLQTNTMVIHDIIQYQSVNGPLIYTIPLAAVMFFVLILSKAPYSPFAITKGKDIISGYETEHFGVLRGYLMISESIAWYMLLWVFLTVFIGPMSILGYLIGMLVLSVITAFINATTPLLNPNHSIMVQVIFAFIGIFGSILLMMVF
- a CDS encoding DUF1959 family protein is translated as MDHEESLLELMKTRIIQSYRWRNDIVIPLADELEIEPDDFEKILIKKLDMSSLEALHPRFESALPRCIKERLHADLRLCWLCDVMEIISDQQAETIKTKITKEILDGKEYEDALEDGKKELLEILME
- a CDS encoding hydrogenase, which encodes MKLKKEKHYLQSSLSEGESEMAEEKDIIFLTALVALGVVLASGLAAFLQWMVVIPVTIVGIIFTVIIMLQQRDKAVHFSEILEKWAFIIALILFIVAFIVLYKPA
- a CDS encoding NAD-dependent epimerase/dehydratase family protein, whose protein sequence is MQNKNIVVTGGLGFIGSHLVDELVENNQVTIIDDNSTGKLGNLTNPQHTNLEIITGSITDLDLNDIFQDVDYVFHHAAMASVPLSVDHPEKAHLINATGTLKILLAACNCGVKKVLNASSSAVYGNNMNMPLKENEPLSPLSPYAASKSSAEHYAQAFYETYGLETVSFRYFNVFGPKQDPNSQYAAVIPKFIDSMVNEKSPVIYGDGEQTRDFIFVKEIVQGNIVAAESSFSGALNLAGGNALSINNLFEMIREIMGSDIKPTYLAERKGDIKHSLADTSNLVEIGFKVDDNFKGQLRETVDWFLLKNKKK
- a CDS encoding proton-conducting transporter membrane subunit — encoded protein: MDIATLGGQLLGQIPLGDIVLYLTPFNLFMFAGALIFTTLIAISRTETQIEAEFGSLKDNEVTVDLEEFKIRRFLAIICGLATAGAMITGDLFNFTLFVALIGIVNIGIVSAVKQIDVLDAAFQYGLIAMIASLPLFGGAALILGATGTLSILQLSTLTSTTPMMFFASLLLIMGIAGETGVAPFYATKAEMFRTPGSPFILIIHLSSLLVIVRAIEILLIINKPF
- a CDS encoding energy-converting hydrogenase A subunit A EhaA; protein product: MYTLLSYVITVASAIGVGLLIRLPLLPERPMRHSWTVSALFPTPIISLGLLAIFFKLGISGFYHGLDLALFLGILSALFVKYLFDGVFPKPAMGESDE
- a CDS encoding EhaG family protein, yielding MIVPAVVPEFTVSLFLPAVYVGLITGFIALLGISFQKNDLSALILTDIVGIAMLIIVAAVGTDLAEALILPGLVVELAEIMAISEILMSREMRKTGKSSQFMPLPIAMDMEIFSTAPNFLALILIAYGCFLTGFTGGAVAGGGILFYVIARKSRGLPIKVWEGIAGISGVAWCIWLAGFLIFFVAPQLWLLGLFMSGCGILIKVASKMGLIGIMAREEIKRE
- a CDS encoding DUF1616 domain-containing protein; this encodes MDSASQSLSIKTEILLLIITTISLIILNISTLKQTIAGTIASLIIIFITGYGVTLLLPLPRKEETSNLIKIFLSIIIGIVLIGLWGFLTSYAHINSLNSTFQYLTIIIVTLVFVIKLVKKLKGGKNEIKEDNGKWEKESRFKIKNRKEAKLLKTARKAAQLEKDKVSSISRKPIPLAKKKDDRVIKLNQSSKDLLVILLVTLLSSFLILGPFLKDSVIKTPFCIALLFFIPGYALLACVFKKFKEYSRKKKVIGSILVSTALFLGIGALRYLTHLKISSKTILGILIGLSLLFIVLSYLRRIKIQKTLKKSFRGEVLDSENSWDDLNDSKKSGQPYSIVPSVHKTASREVEDITPQKKNKSLIWLYLVVLVFGFLGLILSWVPSVANTWIRAVFMVPLIFILPGYVLKELILSSKFTSKKSTILISIFLSILISIMIGSLFGVIYPSQQGYHNICTTILSVITIIGILGVLWINRRKYKSYPPSLSPKDYPDRTHELTDELKQYSKEKKSFKLKKDPEKVESNDTTREVKKLKRKDEFSKTQHLEEDLKKSFSQVYPEKKSFTPESSSRLSFLKNDIFLVILTTLITLTTIYVPFLSATPLREIFGLLFVLFIPGYVLTAALFPKKSSVDGIERLALSFGLSLAISPLIGGILYFTKSSVEFTSLILPLTALTIILCVIVLVRRRRLDEDERYAPNLSPYFHSIKASFQQESRLDKILSIVLIICLILAVASTVYIIVKPKEGEKFTEFYILGPGGKASDYPTNLTVGQNGSVILGVVNHEYANISYRYLVSLNGTNITSEVINLKPGEKWEKSIQFAPTIAGADKKLEFILYKLPDETTAYRSLHLWVDVSE
- a CDS encoding DUF2108 domain-containing protein, whose product is MNPLDFINLTNVSAIVMLIGAIGIILLQKPLDKVIMFALLQGGFIGTVISAQYLDVALAAAVFDPIATVILLMAIIKLNEIREKKENPEGEEIV
- a CDS encoding DUF2109 family protein yields the protein MLIEIIGAIVLLMAIRALVAQDRSERLLYLNAMSFGFSALIALYIQTPFGAIIAITYFVASTLSSNAIAYALDRVKEEIVLDE